One uncultured Methanobrevibacter sp. genomic window carries:
- a CDS encoding flavodoxin, whose product MSSLVIYFSRSGENYFGGELKDIEKGNTEVIAEYIQELDGADLFKVEPAEEYPVDYMKCIDVAKKEQQADARPEIKETLDSIDQYDTIYIGFPNWWGTFPMPMFTQLEQLDFAGKTVKPFVTHEGSGFGSSQKDLAKLCEGAEIKQGLSIPGANVYGAKDTVKAWIEK is encoded by the coding sequence ATGTCAAGCTTAGTAATTTATTTTTCAAGAAGCGGTGAAAACTACTTCGGCGGTGAACTTAAAGACATTGAAAAAGGAAACACCGAAGTCATTGCAGAATACATTCAGGAATTGGACGGTGCAGATCTCTTTAAAGTCGAACCTGCTGAAGAATATCCTGTAGATTACATGAAATGTATTGATGTGGCTAAAAAAGAACAGCAGGCAGATGCAAGACCTGAAATAAAAGAGACATTAGACAGCATTGATCAGTATGATACAATCTACATAGGTTTTCCAAACTGGTGGGGAACATTTCCAATGCCAATGTTTACCCAATTGGAACAGCTGGATTTTGCAGGAAAAACCGTAAAGCCGTTTGTAACTCATGAAGGATCAGGTTTCGGTTCATCACAAAAGGATTTGGCAAAGCTATGTGAAGGTGCTGAGATAAAACAGGGATTGTCAATTCCCGGTGCAAATGTTTACGGTGCAAAGGACACTGTAAAAGCATGGATTGAAAAATAA
- a CDS encoding FprA family A-type flavoprotein, whose protein sequence is MKAKAVKIADGVYWVGVIHWHSRTFHGYGIPGTTYNAYLVFGEEKTVLIDNVYRGMFEQFDARVKDAFEQEGKEFKIDVFVQNHSEMDHSTFLRQTIEQYNPDAEIYASQNCINFLEAQYHNFSDLEINAVATGDELDIGGRTLKFVSAPMLHWPDSMFTFLAEEGILFSNDAFGQHVARSKRFDEDYDLEYLLREAQKYYANLVTLGSPMLRMKLDELTNTGLINEIKMIAPCHGQIWKNPAPIVEKYSEWGSGVCKDKITVIYDTMHHSTEKLAYQIAEGIMSEGVEVAMYFMQEDGPDDVITDILDSKAIALGAPTMMNKPFPRIGNMMYWLDCVNFKGTGSEKNALIFSSKGWGGGAVAKLQNDLETAGFTVTDTLDVLFVPDEDVMAEAFEKGAELARSIKE, encoded by the coding sequence ATGAAAGCAAAAGCAGTAAAAATAGCAGATGGTGTCTATTGGGTTGGTGTAATCCACTGGCACAGCAGAACTTTCCACGGATATGGAATTCCAGGTACCACCTACAATGCATACCTTGTATTTGGTGAAGAAAAAACCGTATTAATCGATAACGTTTACAGAGGAATGTTTGAACAGTTCGATGCAAGAGTTAAAGACGCATTCGAACAGGAAGGAAAAGAATTCAAGATTGATGTATTTGTTCAAAATCACTCTGAAATGGACCATTCCACTTTCTTAAGACAAACTATTGAACAGTACAATCCTGATGCTGAAATCTATGCATCACAAAACTGTATTAACTTTTTGGAAGCACAGTATCATAACTTCTCAGATTTAGAAATAAATGCAGTTGCAACAGGCGATGAACTTGACATCGGAGGCAGAACCCTGAAATTTGTTTCCGCTCCAATGCTTCACTGGCCTGACAGCATGTTCACATTTTTAGCTGAAGAAGGAATATTGTTCTCAAACGATGCATTCGGACAGCACGTTGCACGTTCAAAAAGATTTGATGAAGACTATGATTTGGAATATCTCTTAAGAGAAGCACAGAAATACTATGCTAACCTTGTAACATTAGGATCTCCAATGCTTCGTATGAAACTTGATGAGTTAACCAACACTGGACTCATCAATGAAATCAAGATGATTGCACCATGTCACGGTCAAATCTGGAAAAACCCTGCTCCAATCGTTGAAAAATACAGTGAATGGGGATCAGGAGTATGTAAAGACAAAATCACAGTTATCTATGATACAATGCACCATTCAACCGAGAAATTGGCTTATCAAATTGCTGAAGGTATTATGAGCGAAGGTGTTGAAGTTGCAATGTACTTCATGCAGGAAGACGGTCCTGATGATGTAATTACAGACATTTTGGACTCCAAAGCTATTGCATTAGGTGCTCCTACCATGATGAACAAGCCTTTCCCAAGAATCGGTAACATGATGTACTGGCTTGACTGTGTCAACTTCAAGGGAACCGGCAGTGAGAAAAACGCTTTAATCTTTTCATCCAAAGGTTGGGGTGGAGGAGCAGTTGCAAAACTCCAGAACGATTTGGAAACTGCAGGTTTTACTGTAACCGATACTTTGGATGTTTTGTTTGTACCTGATGAGGATGTAATGGCTGAAGCATTCGAAAAAGGTGCAGAACTTGCTCGTTCAATTAAAGAATAA
- a CDS encoding histidinol phosphate phosphatase domain-containing protein encodes MNKRIDLHMHSLFSDGELLPSELARRALKLNHEVIAITDHVDWSNVDTIPAIQDAIDDINANWDITVVLGAEVTHAPCESIDGIAARAKELGAKIVVVHGETLNEPVTPGTNRAAVESKHVDILGHPGLITKEEAEIALKNDIYLEISARKGHCLGNGHVANIAREVGNKLLVDTDTHAPGDLITFDKSYEIALGAGLSHDEAMKAIVDNPRELLKSKGIL; translated from the coding sequence TTGAACAAAAGAATCGATTTACATATGCACAGTCTCTTCAGTGACGGGGAACTTCTGCCGTCTGAACTTGCAAGAAGAGCACTGAAACTAAACCATGAAGTTATAGCAATTACAGACCACGTGGACTGGTCAAATGTAGATACAATTCCAGCAATTCAGGACGCAATTGATGATATCAATGCAAACTGGGACATTACTGTTGTTTTAGGTGCTGAGGTAACCCATGCACCATGCGAATCCATTGACGGAATTGCTGCAAGAGCAAAAGAATTAGGTGCAAAAATCGTAGTTGTACATGGTGAGACATTAAATGAACCGGTAACTCCCGGAACAAATCGTGCAGCTGTTGAATCCAAACATGTTGACATTTTAGGCCATCCTGGTCTGATAACAAAAGAGGAAGCTGAAATAGCTTTAAAAAATGATATTTATCTAGAAATTTCAGCACGTAAAGGACACTGTCTCGGTAACGGTCATGTTGCAAATATTGCACGTGAAGTGGGAAACAAGCTCTTGGTTGATACAGATACACATGCGCCAGGAGATTTGATTACCTTTGATAAATCCTATGAAATAGCGTTAGGTGCGGGATTAAGTCATGATGAAGCTATGAAAGCTATTGTTGATAATCCTCGTGAGCTTTTAAAGTCAAAAGGAATTTTATAA
- a CDS encoding 2,5-diamino-6-(ribosylamino)-4(3H)-pyrimidinone 5'-phosphate reductase, which yields MRPYVILNAAMTLDGKIATKTGSSNISGDEDLKRVHEIRKQCDAIMVGIGTVLADDPRLTVHKIDANPEDNPVRVVVDSKCRTPDGARITNSDAKTIIACANEYKEDFLASARYENFKKKGVKFFWSGDERVDLTSLMSYLHEEGIEKLMLEGGATLNFSMIKAGLIDEIRICVAPMVVGGADSKTFFDGEGFDLMDEAVRLELVDSYSLGKDLILTYKVLK from the coding sequence ATGAGACCTTACGTAATATTGAATGCGGCAATGACACTGGACGGTAAAATTGCAACAAAAACCGGAAGCTCCAATATTTCCGGCGATGAAGATTTAAAAAGGGTTCATGAGATTCGAAAGCAGTGCGATGCAATCATGGTTGGAATAGGTACAGTCTTAGCCGATGATCCAAGACTCACTGTTCACAAAATCGATGCAAATCCCGAAGATAATCCCGTACGTGTTGTGGTTGACAGCAAATGCAGAACTCCTGACGGGGCAAGGATAACCAACAGCGATGCAAAAACCATCATTGCATGTGCTAATGAGTATAAAGAAGATTTTCTAGCTTCTGCGAGGTATGAAAACTTTAAAAAGAAAGGAGTTAAATTTTTTTGGAGCGGTGATGAAAGGGTCGATTTGACATCACTTATGAGCTATCTTCATGAAGAGGGGATTGAAAAGCTGATGCTTGAAGGTGGAGCTACTCTCAACTTTTCAATGATAAAAGCAGGTCTTATTGATGAGATAAGAATATGCGTTGCTCCTATGGTTGTAGGGGGAGCAGATTCAAAGACTTTCTTTGATGGTGAAGGCTTTGATTTGATGGATGAAGCTGTCAGATTAGAGTTGGTTGATTCATATTCTCTTGGAAAGGATTTGATTTTAACTTATAAAGTTTTAAAATAA
- a CDS encoding glycosyltransferase 4 family protein: MMILPQLPLYVIAIICGLLSFSMTRLFMPKIIQKLEEADIVGKDIHKSWKPVVAEMGGFGIIFGFVLGMFSGIYMHDILAFPLVIVLVVILLVGMIGILDDLLALSSKSKFFLLFIAGLPLMWAAPPNVGILYLITMPIALSIGSNLTNMLAGLNGIESGLGVISMTSLTIACILLGKYDVTIISMSMLGALLAFLYFNRYPAKIFPGDTGTLIIGAAIVCIAFIGRVKLIALIVLMPNIIDAALKFYSAGVMNRSQQKPTQLNDEGKLVRPDVGFKSLIRLILRKPIAEKNAVKIIWAIGIVFGILGIIVALIMPGMLENQTLMNFLQIKEMFYHMG, translated from the coding sequence ATGATGATTTTACCACAACTTCCTTTATACGTAATAGCAATAATCTGCGGATTGCTGTCTTTTTCAATGACCAGATTATTCATGCCGAAAATTATTCAAAAGCTTGAAGAAGCTGATATTGTTGGAAAAGATATCCATAAATCCTGGAAGCCGGTTGTTGCAGAAATGGGAGGATTCGGTATCATATTCGGATTTGTACTTGGAATGTTTTCCGGAATCTACATGCACGACATTCTGGCATTTCCGCTTGTTATAGTGCTTGTTGTAATACTTCTTGTAGGAATGATAGGTATTCTCGATGATTTATTAGCACTTTCATCAAAATCCAAGTTCTTTTTGCTTTTTATCGCAGGTCTTCCTCTGATGTGGGCTGCACCGCCTAATGTTGGTATATTATATCTGATTACAATGCCTATTGCACTTTCAATCGGATCAAATCTGACAAACATGCTTGCAGGTTTAAACGGTATAGAATCAGGTCTGGGCGTTATCTCAATGACATCACTGACCATTGCATGTATCCTTTTGGGAAAATACGACGTTACAATCATTTCCATGAGTATGCTCGGTGCACTTCTTGCATTTCTATACTTTAACAGATATCCTGCTAAAATTTTCCCGGGCGATACTGGTACACTTATTATCGGAGCAGCTATAGTCTGTATTGCATTTATCGGAAGGGTAAAACTTATTGCGCTTATTGTACTGATGCCGAACATTATCGATGCGGCTTTAAAATTCTACTCTGCAGGTGTAATGAACCGCTCCCAGCAAAAACCTACACAGCTAAACGATGAAGGAAAACTGGTAAGGCCGGATGTCGGTTTCAAATCATTAATAAGACTTATTTTAAGAAAACCAATTGCTGAGAAGAATGCGGTTAAAATCATCTGGGCAATCGGAATAGTATTTGGTATATTGGGTATTATTGTTGCTTTAATAATGCCTGGAATGCTTGAAAACCAGACTTTAATGAACTTCCTCCAGATAAAGGAAATGTTCTATCACATGGGATGA
- a CDS encoding DUF4013 domain-containing protein — protein sequence MEVMEIIKDAFTFPTKDVKMLAIYILLSIVSSIFATVGIGVYVLGIIIPECFMWGGIAVIIAMVIGWLMSGYSISVIKSGINLDDKVPGFDWWEDFITGFYSFVVSFVYYLIPALIVLLTGLVTDIYGKIWIVFEGLLAQILSVITTGDFSVLVFGAMADAIVGLIISLTITLTVAVIVFVVFSFLEVMAQARLANTGDLFEALSIFESAKDIKRIGIAKVLIVIILVMVVIFVVNFVLSAIFNIVPILSFLSIIITPYLVLFTQRAVGLLYSDIA from the coding sequence ATGGAAGTAATGGAAATAATTAAGGACGCTTTTACATTCCCGACTAAAGATGTTAAAATGCTAGCAATTTATATTCTTCTGTCAATAGTATCATCAATTTTTGCTACTGTTGGAATTGGAGTATATGTATTAGGAATTATTATTCCTGAATGCTTCATGTGGGGTGGAATAGCAGTAATAATTGCAATGGTAATCGGATGGTTGATGTCCGGTTATTCAATCAGTGTTATTAAATCCGGTATAAATCTTGACGATAAAGTTCCTGGATTTGATTGGTGGGAAGACTTTATCACCGGTTTTTACAGTTTTGTAGTATCATTCGTATACTATTTAATTCCGGCTTTAATTGTTTTACTTACAGGATTAGTAACAGATATTTATGGTAAAATTTGGATAGTATTTGAAGGACTTTTAGCACAGATTTTAAGTGTTATAACCACCGGAGACTTTTCTGTTTTAGTATTCGGTGCAATGGCCGATGCAATAGTCGGTTTGATTATTTCTTTAACAATCACTTTAACAGTTGCTGTAATCGTATTTGTAGTCTTTTCATTCCTTGAAGTTATGGCTCAGGCAAGATTAGCAAATACTGGTGATTTATTTGAAGCTTTAAGCATTTTTGAATCTGCAAAAGACATCAAAAGGATTGGTATAGCTAAAGTATTAATAGTGATAATCTTAGTGATGGTTGTAATTTTTGTTGTCAACTTTGTTTTATCCGCTATCTTCAATATCGTACCTATTTTATCATTCCTTTCAATTATAATAACTCCGTATCTTGTATTGTTTACTCAAAGAGCAGTCGGGTTATTATATTCTGATATAGCTTAA
- a CDS encoding phage holin family protein, protein MEIINEKQTPKRSLKRSLIVFIGNIIGIYLISILGLGVEISHSGDIMLLVLFLGIINAILWPILTRIAMPFLVLTFGVGTLILNGVLLQLLAPMFGIEIKGAALILAPLGMAAVTTLLSTLITIEDDSSYYRAVLNDAEKKRKSDVKDYPGVIIVEIDGLAYDVLREAVEKGDMPTMKEMIESNDYNLRMWETDLSSQTGASQAGILHGNNEGIVAFRWIEKSNGNQMMQCSGITKVPELEQRISNGDGLLVDNGASRSNLFSGDTDNVIFTFSKIMDFGKLYNKAWYSVFSNPSNFARIIALFLADIVREIWSQFTHSVKNVRPRIKRGIMYIPTRAATNVFMREINTSTLIGDMMVGDVDVAYSTYLGYDEIAHHSGVRDSDAWIALRQMDKQIKHLVDANKYCPRNYQFVIQSDHGQTNGATFTQRYGQTFEDFVKSLLPEDMTMFAKMTSNDDHFVGDYTPFARKDKKIEKEKKEAKELSDSEVIVLASGNLAMIYLTQWSKRLTYEELNSYFPELIPGLINNEYVGFILVRSQEHGDLAIGKNGTYYLDSDKIEGENPLKGFGDNIVRHLKRTSSFEHTPDILVNSFYDEEADEVCAFEELVGSHGGAGGDQSKPFILYPSSWNVSDDDIIGAENIYKLIKENLAELKKLK, encoded by the coding sequence ATGGAAATTATTAATGAAAAACAGACCCCAAAAAGAAGCTTGAAAAGAAGTTTAATCGTATTTATTGGAAATATCATAGGAATATATCTGATAAGTATTTTAGGACTGGGAGTTGAAATCAGCCATTCAGGAGACATAATGCTTTTAGTGCTGTTCTTAGGAATTATTAATGCTATACTATGGCCAATATTAACAAGAATAGCTATGCCGTTTTTAGTTTTAACATTCGGTGTAGGGACATTGATACTGAACGGAGTGCTGCTTCAGCTTTTAGCACCAATGTTTGGAATAGAAATTAAAGGTGCTGCACTTATTCTCGCACCGCTGGGAATGGCTGCCGTTACAACCCTGCTTTCAACATTAATAACCATTGAAGACGACAGTTCATATTACAGAGCTGTTTTAAACGATGCTGAAAAGAAAAGAAAAAGCGACGTCAAAGATTATCCTGGAGTGATAATTGTTGAAATTGACGGACTTGCTTATGATGTTTTACGTGAAGCTGTTGAAAAAGGCGACATGCCTACCATGAAGGAAATGATTGAAAGCAACGATTACAACCTCAGAATGTGGGAAACCGATCTTTCGTCACAGACAGGTGCAAGCCAGGCGGGAATCCTTCACGGAAACAATGAAGGCATCGTCGCATTCAGATGGATAGAAAAAAGCAACGGCAATCAGATGATGCAATGTTCAGGAATCACTAAAGTGCCTGAATTGGAGCAGAGAATTTCAAATGGAGACGGTCTGCTCGTGGACAACGGAGCAAGTAGATCCAATTTATTCTCAGGAGATACCGACAATGTGATTTTTACATTCAGTAAGATTATGGATTTCGGCAAACTCTACAATAAGGCATGGTATTCTGTATTTTCCAATCCAAGTAATTTTGCACGTATAATTGCCCTGTTTCTGGCAGATATTGTACGTGAAATCTGGTCACAATTCACACATTCCGTGAAAAATGTCAGACCAAGAATTAAACGTGGAATTATGTACATTCCAACAAGAGCCGCTACAAATGTATTCATGAGAGAAATCAACACTTCAACTTTAATCGGAGACATGATGGTTGGAGACGTTGACGTTGCATACTCAACATACCTCGGTTATGATGAAATAGCTCACCACTCAGGAGTCAGAGACAGTGACGCATGGATAGCATTAAGGCAGATGGACAAACAGATTAAGCATTTAGTCGATGCAAACAAGTACTGCCCTAGAAACTATCAGTTCGTAATTCAGTCAGACCACGGTCAGACAAACGGTGCTACATTTACCCAGAGATACGGTCAGACATTTGAGGACTTTGTAAAGTCACTTCTTCCTGAAGACATGACAATGTTTGCAAAAATGACATCAAACGACGACCACTTTGTAGGGGATTACACTCCGTTTGCAAGAAAAGATAAAAAAATAGAAAAAGAGAAAAAAGAAGCAAAAGAATTAAGTGACTCTGAAGTCATCGTACTGGCTTCAGGTAACCTTGCAATGATTTATCTGACCCAATGGAGTAAAAGACTGACCTATGAGGAACTTAACAGCTATTTCCCTGAACTGATACCTGGACTAATAAACAATGAATATGTCGGTTTTATTTTAGTCAGATCCCAGGAACACGGAGACCTTGCAATCGGTAAAAATGGTACATACTACCTCGACAGCGATAAAATTGAAGGTGAAAATCCGCTTAAAGGATTCGGAGACAATATCGTCAGACATTTAAAAAGAACCAGCTCATTTGAACACACACCGGATATCCTTGTTAACAGTTTTTATGATGAGGAAGCTGATGAGGTATGTGCATTTGAAGAACTTGTCGGAAGCCACGGTGGAGCAGGCGGAGACCAGTCAAAACCGTTCATACTCTACCCTTCAAGCTGGAATGTAAGTGATGATGATATTATCGGTGCAGAAAATATTTATAAACTTATAAAAGAGAATTTAGCAGAATTAAAAAAATTGAAATAA
- a CDS encoding MFS transporter — protein MNVTKKEASWGALLIIALASFIVALDATFMNVSISQVVADLNTDVSTIQMIMSFYTLITAAFMLLSAKLQDIVGKKKLFLIGTALYGVGTFTASISANSTMLFIGWSVIEGVAGALMLPATVSLISGTYSGEKRTVALAIVGVMGAVAAAIGPLFGGIMTTFLSWRYGFATELIIVFIILIMRNKIPNFEPTESREDLDITGAIISFIGLVLLVQGVLTLSKDITTSIIIVILGLVALAIFALFETRRKRNGDVPLLDMDLFKDRNLRTGTAILLLSFLSMGGALFAVSLYLQNVLQLNAFNTGITTLPMTIGLLVFAIFAPSLSSKWGHKAVMAIGSIMAIAGCLLLSYQFKLDATFFTLLPGLLILGAGLGFNMSLCTDISISNIPAESQNNASGVNSTGQSLGESMGTAIIGIILILGFMGGVSHAVDVYAPQHSGDEHFQQVVIEQFQKVGNINDIKSDQTVVQIVDTVIQETMAFVMQITALIMGIVFILTLRLQNPNIKKQ, from the coding sequence ATGAATGTAACAAAAAAGGAAGCTTCATGGGGTGCACTATTAATTATAGCTCTAGCTTCATTTATTGTAGCTTTGGATGCAACATTCATGAATGTAAGTATTTCTCAGGTCGTTGCTGATTTGAATACAGATGTAAGTACTATTCAAATGATCATGTCTTTTTATACACTCATTACTGCTGCATTCATGCTTTTAAGCGCAAAGTTACAGGATATCGTCGGGAAAAAGAAACTATTTTTAATAGGTACTGCACTTTATGGTGTCGGAACATTTACAGCATCAATAAGTGCGAATTCAACAATGTTATTTATCGGATGGTCTGTAATTGAAGGTGTTGCCGGAGCATTAATGTTGCCTGCTACAGTTTCACTTATCAGTGGAACATACAGCGGTGAAAAACGTACAGTTGCTTTGGCAATTGTGGGAGTTATGGGTGCAGTTGCAGCTGCTATCGGTCCGCTCTTCGGTGGAATCATGACAACATTTCTCTCATGGAGATACGGATTTGCAACCGAATTAATAATAGTTTTCATAATATTAATAATGAGAAATAAAATACCAAATTTCGAACCTACTGAATCTAGAGAAGATTTGGATATTACCGGTGCAATAATTTCATTTATAGGTCTGGTATTATTAGTTCAAGGTGTTTTAACACTTTCAAAAGATATCACAACCAGTATAATTATAGTTATTCTGGGATTAGTTGCATTAGCAATCTTTGCATTATTTGAAACAAGAAGAAAAAGAAACGGTGATGTGCCGTTATTAGATATGGACTTATTTAAAGACAGAAATTTACGTACAGGAACTGCAATTTTATTATTAAGTTTCCTTTCAATGGGAGGAGCATTATTTGCGGTATCACTGTATCTGCAGAACGTATTACAGTTAAATGCATTTAATACTGGTATAACTACTCTTCCAATGACTATAGGTCTGCTTGTATTTGCTATTTTTGCTCCAAGTTTATCTAGTAAATGGGGTCATAAAGCAGTTATGGCTATAGGATCTATAATGGCAATCGCAGGATGTCTGCTTTTAAGCTATCAATTCAAGCTTGATGCAACATTCTTTACTTTACTGCCTGGACTCTTAATATTAGGAGCAGGACTTGGATTTAACATGTCATTATGTACTGATATTTCCATATCCAACATCCCTGCAGAAAGCCAAAACAACGCATCCGGTGTTAATTCAACCGGTCAGTCATTAGGTGAATCAATGGGTACAGCAATTATAGGAATAATTCTAATTCTCGGATTTATGGGAGGTGTTTCTCATGCAGTCGATGTATATGCACCTCAACATTCAGGAGACGAACACTTCCAACAAGTTGTAATTGAACAGTTCCAGAAGGTAGGTAATATAAACGATATTAAGTCAGATCAAACTGTAGTTCAAATTGTAGACACAGTTATTCAGGAAACCATGGCCTTTGTAATGCAGATTACGGCTCTGATAATGGGTATTGTATTTATTCTAACGCTACGGCTGCAGAATCCAAATATTAAAAAACAATGA
- a CDS encoding DUF308 domain-containing protein gives MERNQASGILAIILGLIFIICPIFSSVALTVLIGLSLVFLGIVLILSGFTAFNIIIGILAIIVGFAFTFNIAALAILFSLQFYVIGILMILAGITGLFSGPQMSKIASILIIIFGIISFVLGGLSIDQPLFAPILIGVSLIVKGVSLYLE, from the coding sequence ATGGAAAGAAATCAAGCTTCAGGAATATTAGCCATTATTTTAGGATTAATCTTTATAATTTGTCCTATTTTTAGTTCAGTAGCATTGACTGTTCTTATTGGATTAAGTTTAGTATTCCTTGGTATAGTATTGATATTAAGCGGATTTACAGCATTCAATATTATTATTGGTATTCTGGCTATTATAGTTGGGTTTGCATTTACATTTAATATTGCGGCATTGGCAATTCTGTTTTCACTGCAGTTCTATGTCATTGGTATCCTAATGATTTTAGCAGGTATTACTGGTCTTTTCTCAGGTCCGCAAATGTCAAAAATCGCTTCTATCTTGATAATAATATTCGGTATTATTTCATTTGTTCTTGGAGGACTTTCAATCGATCAGCCTTTATTCGCTCCAATCCTTATAGGAGTAAGCTTAATCGTTAAAGGTGTAAGTTTATATCTTGAATAG
- a CDS encoding DUF308 domain-containing protein, with the protein MERNQVSGILSVLLGLIFIIFPTISSVTLSVLIGVSLIFLGISFILGGFSAFNIIIGILAIIFGLLFTFNFSAVSFLLGLQFYIIGILMIIAGILGLLSGTQVSKIFSVLMIILGIISFALGGLSLDQPIFAAILIGVALIVQGIRLYLE; encoded by the coding sequence ATGGAAAGAAATCAGGTATCCGGAATATTGTCAGTACTCTTAGGGTTAATTTTTATTATATTCCCGACAATTAGTTCTGTAACACTTTCAGTTCTTATCGGAGTAAGCTTAATATTCTTAGGTATATCATTCATACTGGGCGGATTTTCAGCATTCAATATCATTATTGGAATTCTGGCCATCATATTCGGGTTATTGTTCACATTTAACTTTTCTGCAGTGTCATTCCTTTTAGGATTACAATTCTATATCATTGGTATTCTAATGATTATAGCAGGTATTCTTGGTCTTCTTTCAGGAACACAAGTATCTAAAATCTTTTCAGTATTGATGATAATCTTAGGTATAATCTCATTTGCTCTTGGAGGATTATCACTCGACCAGCCAATATTCGCTGCAATTCTTATCGGAGTAGCTTTAATCGTTCAAGGTATAAGATTATATTTGGAATAG